Proteins found in one Streptomyces sp. CB09001 genomic segment:
- the ggt gene encoding gamma-glutamyltransferase: protein MRRPVARNLTVLAVSAAVVVSVGAAAPPTAQHRPAPKTPVAVGYGGAVSSVDRDASAAGIEVLRKGGNAVDAAVATAAALGVTEPYSAGVGGGGYFVYYDAESRTVRTIDGRETAPLTADEKLFTEDGKPLAFADAVTSGLSVGTPGTPATWQTALDRWGSRKLSSVLKPAERLARHGFTVDETFRSQTAANEQRFRYFPDTAELFLPGGELPAVGSTFKNPDLARTYQELSRKGVGAIYHGALGEDIVDTVNKPPVDPDSGWNARPGDLSAKDLAVYEAKLQAPTKTSYRGLNVYSIAPSSSGGTTVGEALNILERTDLSTADKAGYLHRYIEASRIAFADRGRWVGDPAFEDVPAKELLSQRYADSRECLIKDDAVLTSPLAPGDPRHPASCAGGGTAAPTTYEGENTTHLTVADKWGNVVAYTLTIEQTGGSGITVPGRGFLLNNELTDFSFAPANPAVHDPNLPGPGKRPRSSIAPTIVLDRHHEPVVALGSPGGATIITTVLQTLTGFLDRGLPLVDAIAAPRASQRNAAQTELEPGLYDSGVRAELEALGHSFKLNPEIGAATAVQRLPHGKWLAAAEKVRRGGGSAMVVEPVRRR from the coding sequence ATGCGTCGCCCTGTCGCACGGAATCTGACGGTCCTGGCGGTCTCGGCCGCCGTGGTGGTGTCGGTGGGAGCGGCCGCGCCGCCCACGGCCCAGCACCGGCCCGCTCCGAAGACCCCGGTCGCCGTCGGGTACGGCGGCGCGGTCTCCAGCGTCGACCGGGACGCCTCCGCCGCCGGCATCGAGGTGCTCCGCAAGGGCGGCAACGCCGTCGACGCGGCCGTGGCCACCGCCGCGGCACTGGGCGTCACCGAGCCGTACTCCGCCGGGGTCGGAGGCGGCGGCTACTTCGTCTACTACGACGCCGAGTCCCGCACCGTGCGCACCATCGACGGCCGCGAGACCGCGCCGCTGACCGCCGACGAGAAGCTCTTCACGGAGGACGGCAAGCCGCTCGCCTTCGCCGACGCCGTCACCAGCGGCCTGTCCGTGGGCACGCCGGGCACCCCGGCCACCTGGCAGACCGCCCTCGACCGGTGGGGCAGCCGGAAGCTCTCGTCCGTGCTGAAGCCCGCCGAGCGCCTGGCCCGGCACGGCTTCACCGTCGACGAGACCTTCCGCTCCCAGACCGCCGCCAACGAGCAGCGGTTCCGCTACTTCCCCGACACCGCCGAGCTGTTCCTGCCCGGCGGTGAACTCCCGGCCGTCGGCTCCACGTTCAAGAACCCCGACCTGGCCCGCACGTACCAGGAGCTGAGCCGCAAGGGTGTCGGCGCGATCTACCACGGCGCACTGGGCGAGGACATCGTCGACACCGTCAACAAGCCGCCCGTCGACCCGGACTCGGGCTGGAACGCGCGTCCCGGCGACCTGTCCGCCAAGGACCTCGCCGTCTACGAGGCGAAGCTCCAGGCGCCGACGAAGACCTCGTACCGCGGCCTGAACGTGTACTCCATCGCCCCCTCCTCCTCCGGCGGCACCACGGTCGGCGAGGCCCTCAACATCCTGGAGCGCACCGACCTCTCCACCGCGGACAAGGCCGGCTACCTGCACCGCTACATCGAGGCCAGCCGCATCGCGTTCGCCGACCGGGGCCGCTGGGTCGGCGACCCCGCCTTCGAGGACGTACCGGCGAAGGAGCTGCTGTCCCAGCGGTACGCCGACTCCCGTGAGTGCCTGATCAAGGACGACGCGGTGCTCACCAGCCCCCTCGCCCCCGGCGACCCGCGGCACCCGGCCTCCTGCGCGGGCGGCGGCACGGCGGCGCCGACGACGTACGAGGGCGAGAACACCACGCACCTCACGGTGGCCGACAAGTGGGGCAACGTCGTCGCCTACACGCTCACCATCGAGCAGACCGGCGGCAGCGGCATCACCGTGCCCGGCCGGGGCTTCCTGCTCAACAACGAGCTGACGGACTTCTCCTTCGCCCCGGCCAACCCGGCCGTGCACGACCCGAACCTGCCCGGACCCGGCAAGCGCCCCCGTTCCTCGATCGCCCCGACGATCGTCCTGGACCGGCACCACGAGCCGGTGGTGGCCCTCGGCTCGCCCGGCGGCGCCACCATCATCACCACCGTGCTCCAGACCCTCACCGGCTTCCTCGACCGCGGGCTCCCGCTCGTCGACGCCATCGCCGCGCCGCGCGCCAGCCAGCGCAACGCCGCGCAGACCGAACTCGAACCCGGCCTCTACGACAGCGGCGTACGGGCCGAGCTGGAGGCCCTCGGGCACTCCTTCAAACTCAACCCCGAGATCGGCGCCGCGACCGCCGTACAGCGGCTGCCGCACGGCAAGTGGCTGGCCGCCGCGGAGAAGGTACGGCGCGGCGGGGGCTCGGCGATGGTGGTCGAACCGGTGCGGCGGAGGTAG
- a CDS encoding ATP-dependent Clp protease ATP-binding subunit translates to MTSGYMGPEGDPFAEFLARFFGGPKPRQIDIGRLLSQPARELVRGAAQYAAEHGSRDLDTEHLLRAALSTEPTRGLLSRAGADPDSLASQIDERTGPVQHPPGEVPPPTSLSLTPAVKRALLDAHELARSTGTGYIGPEHVLSALAANPDSAAGHILNAARFAPSSMPTESPEAAKGRTESARTTNTPTLDKYGRDLTDLAQQGRIDPVIGREGEIEQTVEVLSRRGKNNPVLIGDAGVGKTAIVEGLAQRITDGDVPDVLIGRRVVALDLTGVVAGTRYRGDFEERMNNIVGEIRAHSDELIIFIDELHTVVGAGGGGESGSMDAGNILKPALARGELHIVGATTLEEFRRIEKDAALARRFQPILVPEPTTADAIEILRGLRDRYEAHHQVRYTDEALVAAVEMSDRYLTDRRLPDKAIDLIDQAGARVRLQSRTKGTDVRALEREVDQLVRDKDQAVADEQYEQATQLRDRIVELKQRITEATGDGQADEGLDLVVDTESIAEVVSRQTGIPVSSLTQEEKDRLLGLESHLHERVVGQDEAVRVVSDAVLRSRAGLSSPDRPIGSFLFLGPTGVGKTELARALAEALFGSEDRMVRLDMSEYQERHTVSRLVGAPPGYVGHEEAGQLTEVVRRHPYSLLLLDEVEKAHPDVFNILLQVLDDGRLTDSQGRTVDFSNTVVVMTSNLGSDVITRRGAGIGFGAGGAEADEEARREQVLRPLREHFRPEFLNRVDEIVVFRQLSGEQLRQITSLLLEQTRRMVHAQGITVDFTDAAVDWLAERGYQPEYGARPLRRTIQREVDNELSRLLLDGRVAEGGRVTVDVEDGRLAFRTPERPVPEA, encoded by the coding sequence ATGACCAGCGGCTACATGGGCCCGGAGGGCGACCCGTTCGCGGAATTCCTGGCACGCTTCTTCGGCGGGCCCAAGCCCCGGCAGATCGACATCGGCCGACTGCTCAGCCAGCCCGCCCGGGAGCTGGTGCGCGGCGCCGCGCAGTACGCGGCCGAACACGGCAGCCGGGACCTGGACACCGAGCACCTGCTGCGGGCCGCGCTGTCCACCGAGCCGACCCGGGGGCTGCTCAGCCGGGCGGGGGCCGATCCCGACTCGCTGGCCTCGCAGATCGACGAGCGGACCGGCCCGGTGCAGCACCCGCCGGGCGAGGTCCCGCCGCCCACGTCGCTCTCGCTCACCCCGGCCGTCAAGCGCGCCCTGCTGGACGCGCACGAGCTGGCCCGCTCCACCGGCACCGGGTACATCGGCCCGGAGCACGTGCTCAGCGCCCTGGCCGCCAACCCGGACTCGGCCGCCGGGCACATCCTGAACGCGGCCCGGTTCGCGCCGTCCAGCATGCCCACGGAGTCGCCGGAGGCCGCGAAGGGCCGCACCGAGAGCGCCCGGACCACGAACACGCCGACCCTCGACAAGTACGGCCGCGACCTCACCGATCTGGCCCAGCAGGGCCGGATCGACCCGGTGATCGGGCGCGAGGGGGAGATCGAGCAGACGGTCGAGGTGCTCTCCCGGCGGGGCAAGAACAACCCCGTGCTGATCGGTGACGCCGGTGTCGGCAAGACCGCGATCGTGGAGGGCCTGGCGCAGCGCATCACCGACGGCGACGTGCCCGACGTGCTGATCGGGCGCCGGGTGGTCGCCCTCGACCTGACCGGCGTGGTCGCGGGCACCCGCTACCGGGGCGACTTCGAGGAGCGGATGAACAACATCGTGGGCGAGATCCGCGCCCACTCCGACGAACTGATCATCTTCATCGACGAGCTGCACACCGTCGTCGGCGCCGGCGGGGGCGGCGAGAGCGGCTCGATGGACGCCGGGAACATCCTCAAGCCCGCCCTGGCCCGCGGCGAGCTGCACATCGTGGGCGCCACCACGCTGGAGGAGTTCCGCCGGATCGAGAAGGACGCGGCCCTCGCCCGCCGCTTCCAGCCGATCCTGGTGCCGGAGCCCACCACCGCCGACGCGATCGAGATCCTGCGCGGCCTGCGCGACCGCTACGAGGCCCACCACCAGGTCCGCTACACCGACGAGGCGCTGGTCGCGGCCGTGGAGATGTCCGACCGCTACCTCACCGACCGGCGCCTGCCCGACAAGGCCATCGACCTGATCGACCAGGCGGGCGCCCGCGTCCGGCTCCAGTCGCGCACCAAGGGCACCGACGTGCGCGCCCTGGAGCGCGAGGTCGACCAGCTGGTCCGGGACAAGGACCAGGCGGTCGCGGACGAGCAGTACGAGCAGGCGACCCAGCTGCGCGACCGGATCGTGGAGCTGAAGCAGCGGATCACCGAGGCCACCGGCGACGGCCAGGCCGACGAGGGGCTCGACCTGGTCGTGGACACCGAGTCCATCGCCGAGGTGGTCTCCCGCCAGACCGGCATCCCGGTCAGCAGCCTCACCCAGGAGGAGAAGGACCGCCTGCTGGGCCTGGAGTCCCACCTGCACGAACGGGTCGTCGGCCAGGACGAGGCGGTCCGGGTCGTCTCCGACGCCGTGCTGCGCTCGCGCGCCGGGCTGTCCAGTCCCGACCGGCCCATCGGCAGCTTCCTCTTCCTCGGCCCGACGGGCGTCGGCAAGACCGAGCTGGCCCGGGCGCTGGCCGAGGCGCTGTTCGGCAGCGAGGACCGCATGGTCCGCCTCGACATGAGCGAGTACCAGGAGCGCCACACGGTCAGCCGCCTGGTCGGCGCCCCGCCCGGCTACGTCGGGCACGAGGAGGCCGGTCAGCTCACCGAGGTGGTGCGCCGGCACCCGTACTCGCTGCTGCTGCTGGACGAGGTGGAGAAGGCGCACCCGGACGTCTTCAACATCCTGCTCCAGGTCCTGGACGACGGGCGGCTGACCGACTCGCAGGGCCGCACCGTGGACTTCTCCAACACGGTCGTCGTGATGACCAGCAACCTGGGCTCCGACGTGATCACCCGGCGCGGCGCGGGCATCGGTTTCGGCGCGGGTGGCGCGGAGGCGGACGAGGAGGCCCGGCGCGAGCAGGTGCTGCGCCCGCTGCGGGAGCACTTCCGGCCCGAGTTCCTCAACCGCGTCGACGAGATCGTGGTCTTCCGCCAGCTCAGCGGCGAGCAGCTGCGGCAGATCACCAGCCTGCTCCTGGAGCAGACCCGCCGCATGGTGCACGCGCAGGGCATCACCGTCGACTTCACCGACGCGGCCGTGGACTGGCTCGCCGAGCGCGGCTACCAGCCCGAGTACGGCGCCCGGCCGCTGCGCCGCACCATCCAGCGCGAGGTGGACAACGAGCTGTCCCGGCTGCTGCTCGACGGCCGGGTCGCGGAGGGCGGCCGGGTGACGGTCGACGTCGAGGACGGGCGGCTGGCGTTCCGCACGCCGGAGCGGCCCGTCCCCGAAGCGTGA
- the map gene encoding type I methionyl aminopeptidase, which yields MVELKTDTSIDAMHAAGQVVARALTAVRQAADVGVSLLELDAVAHQVLREAGAGSPFLRYRPSFAPTPFPGVICASVNDAIVHGIPDGYRLRDGDLVSIDCGALLDGWAGDSALSFVVGTPRPADVTLIETAERALEAGIAAAVVGNRIGDIAHAVGTVCRSAGYGIMEDFGGHGIGRHMHEDPGVPNEGRPGRGLPLRHGMVLAIEPMLTAGGRDDYHAAPDGWTLRTNDGSRAAHVEHTVAITDGGPRVLTSRDGL from the coding sequence ATGGTGGAACTGAAGACGGACACATCGATCGACGCCATGCACGCGGCCGGACAGGTCGTCGCGCGCGCTCTGACCGCCGTACGGCAGGCCGCGGACGTGGGCGTGTCCCTGCTGGAGCTGGACGCGGTGGCGCACCAGGTGCTGCGGGAGGCGGGCGCGGGCTCGCCGTTCCTCAGGTACCGGCCCTCCTTCGCGCCGACGCCCTTCCCGGGCGTCATCTGCGCGTCGGTGAACGACGCGATCGTGCACGGCATCCCGGACGGCTACCGCCTGCGGGACGGAGACCTCGTCTCCATCGACTGCGGCGCCCTCCTGGACGGCTGGGCGGGCGACTCGGCGCTCAGCTTCGTGGTGGGCACCCCGCGCCCGGCCGACGTGACGCTGATCGAGACCGCCGAGCGGGCCCTGGAGGCGGGCATCGCGGCGGCCGTGGTCGGCAACCGCATCGGCGACATCGCGCACGCCGTCGGCACGGTGTGCCGGTCGGCCGGCTACGGGATCATGGAGGACTTCGGCGGCCACGGCATCGGCCGGCACATGCACGAGGACCCGGGGGTGCCCAACGAGGGCCGCCCGGGACGCGGGCTCCCGCTGCGGCACGGCATGGTCCTCGCCATCGAGCCCATGCTGACCGCCGGCGGCCGGGACGACTACCACGCGGCTCCCGACGGCTGGACCCTGCGCACGAACGACGGCTCCCGGGCGGCGCACGTGGAGCACACGGTGGCGATCACGGACGGCGGCCCGCGCGTCCTGACGTCGAGGGACGGCCTCTGA
- a CDS encoding helix-turn-helix transcriptional regulator: protein MVRTPLTPEERERGERLGRLLRAARGERSMTAVAAQAGISAETLRKIETGRAPTPAFFTVAALAGALGLSMDELVGRCAPVPA, encoded by the coding sequence ATGGTACGCACCCCCCTGACCCCCGAAGAGCGCGAGCGCGGCGAGCGGCTCGGCCGCCTGCTGCGCGCGGCCCGCGGTGAGCGGAGCATGACGGCGGTGGCCGCCCAGGCCGGAATCTCCGCCGAGACCCTGCGCAAGATCGAGACCGGCCGGGCGCCCACCCCGGCGTTCTTCACGGTGGCCGCGCTGGCCGGCGCGCTGGGGCTGTCCATGGACGAGCTGGTGGGCAGGTGTGCGCCCGTGCCGGCCTGA
- a CDS encoding nitrilase-related carbon-nitrogen hydrolase, translating into MANVVRAALVQATWTGDTESMVAKHEEHAREAARRGAKVIGFQEVFNAPYFCQVQDPEHYRWAEPVPDGPTTRRMQALARETGMVVVVPVFEVEQSGFYYNTAAVIDADGTVLGTYRKHHIPQVKGFWEKFYFRPGNLGWPVFDTAVGKVAVYICYDRHFPEGWRQLGLGGAQLVYNPSATHRGLSAHLWRLEQPAAAVANEYFVAAINRVGVEEYGDNDFYGTSYFVDPRGQFVGDLASDSKEELVVRDLDFDLIDEVRQQWAFYRDRRPDAYEGLVRP; encoded by the coding sequence ATGGCCAACGTCGTACGTGCCGCTCTCGTCCAGGCCACCTGGACCGGCGACACCGAGTCCATGGTGGCGAAACACGAGGAGCACGCCCGCGAGGCCGCCAGGCGGGGTGCCAAGGTCATCGGGTTCCAGGAGGTCTTCAACGCCCCCTACTTCTGCCAGGTCCAGGACCCCGAGCACTACCGCTGGGCCGAGCCCGTCCCCGACGGACCCACGACCCGCCGCATGCAGGCGCTGGCCCGCGAGACCGGCATGGTGGTCGTCGTCCCCGTCTTCGAGGTCGAGCAGTCCGGCTTCTACTACAACACCGCGGCCGTGATCGACGCCGACGGCACCGTCCTCGGCACCTACCGCAAGCACCACATCCCGCAGGTCAAGGGCTTCTGGGAGAAGTTCTACTTCCGCCCCGGCAATCTCGGCTGGCCGGTCTTCGACACCGCCGTCGGCAAGGTCGCCGTCTACATCTGCTACGACCGGCACTTCCCGGAGGGCTGGCGCCAACTCGGCCTCGGCGGCGCCCAGCTCGTATACAACCCCTCGGCCACCCACCGCGGCCTCTCCGCCCACCTGTGGCGGCTCGAACAGCCCGCCGCGGCCGTCGCCAACGAGTACTTCGTCGCCGCCATCAACCGCGTCGGCGTCGAGGAGTACGGGGACAACGACTTCTACGGCACGTCCTACTTCGTGGACCCGCGCGGGCAGTTCGTCGGCGACCTCGCCAGCGACAGCAAGGAGGAACTCGTCGTCCGCGACCTGGACTTCGACCTCATCGACGAGGTACGGCAGCAGTGGGCCTTCTACCGCGACCGCCGGCCCGACGCCTACGAGGGGCTGGTGCGGCCGTGA
- a CDS encoding aspartate aminotransferase family protein — translation MTRDLFARHRAVLPDWLALYYEDPLEITHGEGRHVWDAAGNKYLDFFGGILTTMTAHALPEVTKAVAEQAGRIIHSSTLYLNRPMVELAERVAQLSGIPDARVFFTTSGTEANDTALLLATAHRRSNAILAMRNSYHGRSFSAVGITGNRGWSPTSLSPLQTLYVHGGVRTRGPYADLDDRDFIDACVADLTDLLGHTRAPAALIAEPVQGVGGFTSPPDGLYAAFREVLHERGILWISDEVQTGWGRTGEHFWGWQAHGRSGPPDIVTFAKGIGNGMSIGGVVARAEIMNCLDANSISTFGGTQVTMAAGLANLNHLLEHDLQGNARRVGGLLIERLRAVAAQVPHVREVRGRGLMIGIELTRPGTDEAAPEAASAVLEEARAGGLLVGKGGGHSTSVLRVAPPMSLTVAEAEEGAAILERALRSI, via the coding sequence GTGACCCGTGACCTCTTCGCCCGCCACCGCGCCGTCCTGCCCGACTGGCTCGCCCTCTACTACGAGGACCCGCTGGAGATCACCCACGGCGAGGGCCGGCACGTCTGGGACGCCGCAGGCAACAAGTACCTCGACTTCTTCGGCGGCATCCTCACCACGATGACCGCGCACGCCCTGCCCGAGGTCACCAAGGCCGTCGCCGAGCAGGCCGGGCGCATCATCCACTCGTCCACCCTCTACCTCAACCGGCCGATGGTCGAACTCGCCGAGCGCGTCGCCCAGCTGTCCGGCATCCCCGACGCCCGCGTCTTCTTCACCACCTCAGGCACCGAGGCCAACGACACCGCCCTGCTGCTCGCGACCGCCCACCGCCGCAGCAACGCGATCCTGGCGATGCGCAACAGCTACCACGGCCGCTCCTTCAGTGCCGTCGGCATCACCGGCAACCGCGGCTGGTCCCCGACCTCCCTGTCCCCGCTCCAGACCCTGTACGTGCACGGCGGCGTCCGCACCCGCGGGCCCTACGCGGACCTGGACGACCGGGACTTCATCGACGCCTGCGTCGCCGACCTGACGGACCTGCTCGGCCACACCCGCGCCCCCGCCGCCCTGATCGCCGAACCCGTCCAGGGCGTCGGCGGCTTCACCTCCCCGCCGGACGGCCTGTACGCCGCCTTCCGCGAGGTGCTGCACGAGCGGGGCATCCTGTGGATCTCCGACGAGGTGCAGACCGGCTGGGGCCGCACCGGCGAGCACTTCTGGGGCTGGCAGGCCCACGGAAGGAGCGGTCCGCCGGACATCGTCACCTTCGCCAAGGGCATCGGCAACGGCATGTCGATCGGCGGGGTCGTCGCCCGCGCCGAGATCATGAACTGCCTGGACGCCAACAGCATCTCCACCTTCGGCGGCACCCAGGTCACCATGGCCGCGGGCCTCGCCAACCTCAACCACCTCCTGGAACACGACCTCCAGGGCAATGCCCGGCGCGTCGGCGGACTGCTCATCGAGCGGCTGCGCGCCGTCGCCGCCCAGGTGCCGCACGTGCGCGAGGTACGCGGGCGCGGGCTGATGATCGGCATCGAGCTGACCCGGCCCGGCACCGACGAGGCCGCCCCCGAGGCGGCGTCCGCCGTACTGGAGGAGGCCCGCGCCGGCGGGCTGCTCGTCGGCAAGGGCGGCGGCCACAGCACCAGCGTCCTGCGCGTCGCCCCGCCGATGTCCCTCACCGTCGCGGAGGCCGAGGAGGGTGCCGCGATCCTCGAACGCGCCCTGCGGAGCATCTGA
- a CDS encoding PucR family transcriptional regulator: MTTTTPQTPAQQPWEPALSVRQVLGLERVRAGQPEVVAGAHRLDRPVRWVHVAEAADVGVMLSGGEMVLTTGVLLAGDEHRQGEYIRSLDRAEAAAVVLGLGRAFPAPPEVMRSAAERCGLPMVVLHRPFPFAELTEEVQSRLLRRKFAAVSLSEAVRTELTGLITAGAPVQRLLDEVARHAGCPVVVTNLAHRVLATAGERAAVDDVLRDWERIARQAGVGSADGWVRAELTCRGESWGRLVLCGYGGERAAGRLLADRAAEALVLHRMLAGDGTHAGTHPGAAAGSWDSWEEQSARSLLTDLVSGAVPARQLLPRARAAGLPVNRRVFVPLVVREREPARPARVLRRLGLPGLAAHLADDHVAVLLSLAPDQDARTLTAHFASRLRSEPDNSHAVVAAADARADWTDVPAGLREAQHVADAVADSAAAALNLPPVVRLRDIHLRGLVRLLRDDPHVQSFAERELDGLLRGPDQDLLPVLRTYLATGRNKSRTAQLHHVSRPALYRRLEAIQGRLGVDLDDFEQAASVHIALLAHDAQQG, translated from the coding sequence ATGACCACGACCACCCCGCAGACCCCGGCCCAGCAACCCTGGGAACCCGCCCTGTCGGTCCGTCAGGTCCTCGGCCTCGAACGGGTACGGGCCGGACAGCCCGAGGTGGTGGCCGGAGCGCACCGCCTCGACCGGCCCGTGCGCTGGGTGCACGTCGCCGAGGCCGCCGACGTCGGCGTGATGCTCAGCGGCGGCGAGATGGTCCTCACCACCGGCGTGCTGCTCGCCGGTGACGAGCACCGGCAGGGGGAGTACATCCGTTCACTGGACCGCGCCGAGGCCGCCGCCGTCGTGCTCGGCCTCGGCCGCGCCTTCCCCGCCCCGCCCGAGGTGATGCGCAGCGCGGCCGAGCGCTGCGGGCTGCCCATGGTCGTCCTGCACCGGCCCTTCCCCTTCGCCGAACTGACCGAGGAGGTGCAGTCCCGGCTGCTGCGCCGCAAGTTCGCCGCCGTCAGCCTCTCCGAGGCCGTACGCACCGAGCTGACCGGTCTGATCACCGCGGGTGCCCCGGTGCAGCGCCTGCTCGACGAGGTGGCCCGGCACGCCGGCTGCCCGGTCGTCGTCACCAACCTCGCCCACCGCGTCCTCGCCACGGCGGGGGAGCGGGCCGCCGTCGACGACGTACTGCGGGACTGGGAGCGCATCGCCCGTCAGGCCGGTGTCGGCTCGGCCGACGGCTGGGTCCGTGCCGAACTGACCTGCCGGGGGGAGAGCTGGGGGCGCCTGGTGCTGTGCGGCTACGGGGGCGAGCGGGCCGCCGGACGGCTGCTCGCCGACCGCGCCGCCGAGGCGCTCGTCCTGCACCGCATGCTCGCCGGTGACGGCACGCACGCGGGCACGCACCCGGGCGCTGCCGCCGGCTCCTGGGACTCCTGGGAGGAACAGTCCGCGCGGAGCCTGCTCACCGACCTGGTCAGCGGGGCGGTACCGGCGCGGCAACTGCTGCCCCGGGCCCGCGCCGCCGGGCTGCCGGTCAACCGGCGCGTCTTCGTCCCCCTCGTCGTCCGAGAACGGGAGCCCGCCCGGCCGGCCCGGGTGCTGCGGCGCCTCGGCCTGCCCGGCCTCGCCGCCCACCTCGCCGACGACCATGTCGCTGTCCTGCTCAGCCTCGCCCCCGACCAGGACGCCAGGACCCTTACGGCCCACTTCGCGAGCCGGCTGCGTTCGGAACCGGACAACTCCCACGCCGTGGTCGCCGCCGCCGACGCCCGCGCCGACTGGACCGACGTGCCCGCCGGGCTGCGCGAGGCCCAGCACGTCGCCGACGCGGTCGCCGACTCCGCGGCAGCCGCCCTGAACCTGCCGCCCGTCGTGCGGCTGCGCGACATCCACCTGCGCGGCCTGGTGCGGCTGCTGCGCGACGACCCGCACGTGCAGTCCTTCGCCGAACGCGAGCTGGACGGCCTCCTGCGCGGCCCCGACCAGGACCTGCTGCCCGTACTGCGCACCTACCTCGCCACCGGCCGCAACAAGTCCCGCACCGCCCAGCTCCACCACGTCTCCCGGCCCGCCCTCTACCGGCGTCTCGAAGCCATACAGGGCCGTCTCGGCGTCGACCTCGACGACTTCGAGCAGGCGGCCTCCGTGCACATCGCGCTCCTCGCCCACGACGCACAGCAGGGGTGA
- a CDS encoding nitrilase-related carbon-nitrogen hydrolase, whose amino-acid sequence MSRVIRAALFQTAWTGDKESMIQVHEQAVRDAAAQGAQVMCFQELFYGPYFCQVQDPEFYAYAERIPDGPTVERFQRLAREHGIVLVLPMYEEEQPGVLYNTAAVIDADGSYLGKYRKTHIPQVRGFWEKFYFRPGNSGWPVFDTAVGKVGVYICYDRHFPEGWRALGLEGAEIVFNPSATSRGLSGYLWQLEQPAAAVANEYFVGAINRVGVEEYGDNDFYGTSYFVDPEAQFVGEVASDKETELVVRDLDLAKLREVRDRWQFYRDRAPGAYSPLTAP is encoded by the coding sequence ATGAGCCGAGTGATCCGTGCCGCGCTCTTCCAGACCGCCTGGACGGGCGACAAGGAATCGATGATCCAGGTCCACGAGCAGGCGGTGCGCGACGCCGCCGCCCAGGGCGCACAGGTCATGTGCTTCCAGGAGCTGTTCTACGGACCGTACTTCTGCCAGGTCCAGGACCCCGAGTTCTACGCCTACGCCGAACGCATCCCGGATGGCCCGACCGTGGAACGCTTCCAGCGGCTCGCCCGCGAGCACGGCATCGTCCTGGTGCTCCCGATGTACGAGGAGGAGCAGCCCGGCGTCCTCTACAACACCGCCGCCGTCATCGACGCCGACGGCTCCTACCTCGGCAAGTACCGCAAGACGCACATCCCCCAGGTCCGCGGCTTCTGGGAGAAGTTCTACTTCCGCCCCGGCAACTCCGGCTGGCCGGTCTTCGACACCGCCGTCGGCAAGGTCGGCGTGTACATCTGCTACGACCGGCACTTCCCGGAGGGCTGGCGGGCGCTGGGCCTCGAAGGCGCCGAGATCGTCTTCAACCCGTCGGCCACCTCCCGCGGCCTGTCCGGCTACCTGTGGCAGCTGGAGCAGCCGGCCGCCGCCGTCGCCAACGAGTACTTCGTCGGCGCCATCAACCGCGTCGGAGTCGAGGAGTACGGCGACAACGACTTCTACGGCACCTCCTACTTCGTCGACCCCGAGGCGCAGTTCGTCGGCGAGGTGGCGAGCGACAAGGAGACCGAACTCGTCGTCCGCGACCTCGACCTGGCCAAGCTGCGCGAGGTCCGCGACCGCTGGCAGTTCTACCGCGACCGCGCGCCGGGCGCCTACTCCCCGCTGACCGCGCCCTGA